A part of Candidatus Angelobacter sp. genomic DNA contains:
- a CDS encoding extracellular solute-binding protein: protein MVIYTSQDQVYAEPILKQFERETGFKARAVYDSEAVKTVGLVNRLMAEKGHPQCDIFWNNEELRTRQLAARGLFEKWAAAGYRSRRIAVNTNKVSLTAAPHSFAELTNETWRGKIALAYPLFGTTATHFLVLRQAWGNERWQSWCRALAANKPFLVDGNSVAAKLTAKGDAWIGLTDSDDIAAEQREGAPIVALPLTEESLLIPNTIALMRGAPHRRSAEELLEYLQRPEVAGELIAARALEGVSVQSVTNATLKPDWVKLLADLDTGTARLKEIFLR from the coding sequence GTGGTCATTTACACCTCCCAGGACCAGGTTTACGCCGAACCGATCCTGAAACAATTCGAACGAGAGACGGGCTTCAAAGCCCGCGCGGTTTACGACAGTGAGGCTGTCAAGACCGTCGGGTTGGTGAACCGGTTGATGGCGGAGAAGGGGCATCCGCAGTGCGACATTTTCTGGAACAATGAGGAACTGAGGACACGCCAGCTCGCGGCACGAGGGCTTTTTGAAAAATGGGCCGCGGCCGGTTATCGCAGCCGGCGAATCGCCGTCAACACGAACAAAGTTTCGCTCACGGCAGCTCCGCACTCGTTTGCGGAACTGACGAATGAGACGTGGCGCGGCAAAATCGCGCTCGCCTATCCGCTGTTTGGCACGACGGCGACGCATTTTCTTGTGTTGCGACAAGCCTGGGGCAATGAACGGTGGCAAAGCTGGTGTCGCGCGCTGGCAGCGAACAAGCCGTTTCTCGTGGACGGCAACTCCGTCGCTGCGAAACTCACCGCCAAAGGCGACGCATGGATTGGCCTGACCGATTCCGACGACATCGCGGCGGAACAGCGCGAAGGCGCGCCCATCGTCGCGCTGCCACTGACGGAAGAATCGTTGCTGATCCCGAACACGATCGCCCTTATGCGTGGCGCCCCGCACCGCCGATCTGCGGAGGAGTTGCTGGAATATCTCCAACGGCCCGAGGTCGCGGGGGAATTGATCGCTGCTCGCGCGTTGGAAGGTGTGTCAGTGCAAAGCGTCACCAACGCGACCCTGAAACCGGATTGGGTTAAACTCCTGGCGGACCTGGACACAGGCACGGCCCGGTTGAAGGAGATTTTTTTGAGATGA
- a CDS encoding ABC transporter permease subunit translates to MNFGLLRNSLLVSALSTLLALTLGFITALFVNGLNARGRRCFMVLAVLTLALPPFLVTDCWMTWFGQSGWLGKWSALSLETPDENVRQLVLSFETAWVLALMLWPVSLLLVLGAWQRLEANLLENEPLLSGGALFRRLLAPLARDALTQAAVVTFVLALNNFAVPALLQVKVFPAEVWVNFNTTFDYGAAAQMSWPLVAAPLALLFWLRRREISWPRVDGAATAGVFRRQLGARWFAFSGVAAWAAVALSVGVPLTRLCASVRTWHEFVPAVLAGQGAILDSAMLPAVSATLVIVAALATWRWPIGPLTWLPFLVPGVLLGMALIFVFNRPPFIAFYESVGIVFFAWTVRYLAVGWNTTAQALRSVDADLSDAARLEGASRWQSLRLVQWPQVAPLVAAGWYLTYLFCLWDAETLILVMPPGAETLAIRVFNFLHYGHNAQVNALCLVLLMLAVAPVAIWSGWRVTRNLKTAAVSALPLAPLAALMLAGCAPATSQNEAPVESKLFSRVQVIGTRGAGLGEFNKPRSVAVDAKDNLYVVDMTGRVQKFSPDGTFLSFWQMPQTDKGKPKGMCRDEKGNIVVLEPHYSRVNHFTTDGRLVAQWGVHGTNAGELAFPRSVIVNSQGDIFVSEYGLAERLQEFTSEGAKLVRVIGGAGTGEGQFDRAEGLGIDRQDRIYVADSCNHRIQVFSPDGKFLRTYGRPGAGRGELSYPYDVKVDAQGFQFVCEFGNSRIQVFDREGQPVEIIGGPGAGPGQFSNPWGMAFDSKDNLYVADAMNHRVQKFIRKKAEAGRAGPELERDRAFGITGNVRRASGHGPG, encoded by the coding sequence ATGAATTTCGGGCTGCTGAGAAACAGTTTGCTCGTGAGCGCACTGAGCACGCTGCTGGCGCTGACGCTGGGGTTCATCACCGCTTTGTTCGTGAACGGGTTGAATGCGCGCGGGCGGCGATGCTTCATGGTATTGGCCGTGCTGACACTGGCACTGCCGCCGTTTTTGGTCACGGATTGCTGGATGACATGGTTTGGACAATCCGGCTGGCTCGGCAAATGGAGCGCGCTAAGCCTTGAAACGCCGGACGAGAACGTGAGGCAGCTCGTCCTCTCATTCGAGACCGCGTGGGTGCTGGCATTGATGCTGTGGCCCGTGTCGCTGCTGCTGGTGCTCGGCGCATGGCAGCGTCTCGAAGCAAACCTTCTGGAAAACGAACCGTTGCTTTCCGGCGGCGCATTGTTTCGCCGGTTGCTGGCGCCGCTTGCGCGCGACGCGCTGACACAAGCCGCCGTGGTGACCTTCGTTCTCGCGTTGAATAATTTCGCCGTGCCGGCGCTGTTGCAGGTGAAGGTTTTTCCGGCGGAAGTGTGGGTCAATTTCAACACGACCTTCGATTACGGCGCCGCGGCGCAAATGAGCTGGCCACTCGTGGCCGCGCCGCTTGCGTTGTTGTTCTGGCTGCGAAGGCGTGAAATTTCCTGGCCGCGCGTTGACGGTGCCGCGACCGCCGGTGTTTTCCGCCGCCAACTCGGGGCGCGGTGGTTCGCCTTCAGCGGCGTGGCGGCGTGGGCGGCCGTGGCCCTGTCCGTTGGCGTTCCTCTGACCCGGTTGTGTGCAAGTGTTCGGACCTGGCATGAATTCGTCCCGGCGGTGCTGGCCGGACAGGGGGCCATCCTGGATTCGGCGATGCTCCCGGCGGTGTCCGCCACGCTGGTGATTGTCGCGGCGCTGGCGACCTGGCGCTGGCCGATCGGCCCTCTCACGTGGCTGCCGTTTCTGGTCCCGGGCGTGCTGCTGGGCATGGCGTTGATTTTTGTTTTCAATCGGCCGCCCTTCATCGCGTTTTACGAAAGCGTCGGCATCGTTTTTTTTGCGTGGACCGTGCGCTATCTGGCGGTCGGCTGGAACACGACCGCGCAGGCGCTGCGTTCGGTGGATGCCGATTTGTCGGATGCCGCGCGACTCGAAGGAGCGTCGCGCTGGCAATCGCTGCGGCTGGTCCAATGGCCGCAGGTCGCGCCGCTCGTCGCGGCGGGCTGGTATTTGACGTACCTGTTCTGTTTGTGGGACGCGGAGACGTTGATTCTGGTCATGCCGCCGGGTGCGGAGACACTGGCCATCCGTGTCTTCAATTTTTTGCACTATGGCCACAACGCCCAGGTGAACGCGCTGTGCCTTGTCCTGTTGATGCTGGCGGTCGCGCCGGTGGCAATCTGGAGCGGATGGCGGGTGACGCGAAACCTGAAGACTGCGGCGGTGAGTGCGCTCCCGCTCGCGCCCCTGGCCGCGCTGATGCTGGCCGGGTGCGCGCCCGCGACTTCTCAGAACGAAGCCCCGGTGGAAAGCAAATTGTTCAGCCGCGTGCAGGTGATCGGTACCCGCGGCGCCGGGCTGGGCGAGTTCAACAAACCAAGGTCGGTCGCGGTGGACGCAAAGGACAACCTTTACGTCGTGGACATGACGGGCCGGGTGCAGAAGTTTTCACCGGACGGGACGTTCCTGAGCTTCTGGCAAATGCCGCAAACCGACAAAGGGAAGCCAAAGGGAATGTGCCGCGACGAAAAGGGGAACATCGTCGTGCTGGAGCCGCATTACTCGCGCGTGAATCATTTCACGACCGATGGCAGGCTCGTCGCGCAATGGGGCGTTCATGGAACGAATGCGGGAGAGCTGGCATTTCCGCGGTCGGTCATTGTCAACTCGCAGGGGGATATTTTTGTGAGCGAGTATGGCCTGGCCGAACGGTTGCAGGAATTCACTTCAGAAGGCGCGAAACTTGTGCGTGTCATTGGCGGGGCAGGCACGGGTGAGGGCCAGTTCGACCGCGCGGAAGGCCTGGGCATTGACCGGCAGGACCGAATTTACGTTGCCGACTCGTGCAATCATCGCATCCAGGTTTTTTCTCCGGACGGAAAGTTTTTGCGGACCTACGGCCGGCCCGGCGCGGGCCGCGGGGAGCTCAGCTACCCTTACGACGTGAAAGTGGACGCGCAAGGGTTTCAATTCGTGTGCGAGTTCGGGAACAGCCGCATCCAGGTCTTCGACCGCGAGGGTCAGCCGGTCGAAATCATCGGCGGGCCGGGCGCGGGACCCGGGCAGTTCAGCAATCCCTGGGGCATGGCATTCGATTCCAAAGATAATCTCTATGTCGCGGACGCGATGAATCATCGCGTGCAAAAGTTTATCCGCAAGAAGGCGGAAGCGGGACGCGCGGGGCCGGAACTGGAAAGGGATCGTGCGTTCGGCATCACGGGCAATGTGAGGCGGGCCAGCGGCCACGGACCCGGATGA
- a CDS encoding VWA domain-containing protein: protein MSFQFTNPAWLLLLLVAVPWTIWLALRSDVQIGAWRRWTAFSLRMVIVVALILAIAGLQWKRPQEGMNVFFVLDRSDSIPPEQQEAARLYVSRASAQKKPVDKAGVLVFGTDAAIDTSPNSKIGDQKIQAVVGSERTDVASAIRLGTAAFPETGQKRLVLLSDGNENVGDALAAVLAAKPLGVSVDVVPLGVARGGDVSVQKLSLPGNIKKGQTFEVKIFAQADQAQRATVRLFQNDHLLGEQKVQLEAGKNLFTFPQTLTEPGFYSYEVEIEAPGDSVPQNNRAINFTTVRGDPRVLVVSAEPDKDALLAEALRSANLDVKIADTTKFPGTLAEMQSYDTIFLSNVAAGDLGDTLMKLLESAVRDFGVGLVCVGGDQTYAAGSYRGTPLEETLPVDMELSSKKVLPPGAVALIMHGMEFMNGNQIARDCAVGVLEALGPQDEMGVLLWDGTEHWLFPLAKVGDKKAMRRSIAGMNQGDLGSFQNIMGMAHEALKKSNASLKHIIVFSDGDPAAPTPQLMQSIVSDRITVSTVLIAGHAGPETMDMMAQQGHGRFYPVQSADQLPQIFIKEAAVILKSAIYEEPFKPQQVSSSELIRGIAANEYPQLRGYVATSQKQRAETPLLTDKGDPLLAHWQFGLGRAVAFTSDAKAKWAQDWLGWPKYQQFWSQIAKWSLRRLDNADFTTDVTIDKGEGVISVEALDEKGNYRNFLNLQSVVVSPKGERQTVRLEQTGPGHYEARFPTKAVGAYALNLMDIANGAVRGTQRLGASVNYSPEFGATEPNNNLLRRLAEAGGGKMLDPGIPAENPFLHDRLRTFQPRDLWEWLLKLAIILFPLDVGVRRVQLDKAEWLNATATLRRWLFFWRGTPRTPEADESLAALLARRDQVRSKQTAPMVQPSPELFKPERPAVITHAKDEIRPAEPVTGSPAEGPDEAKSTGQAASTASRLLEAKRRAQQRKDL from the coding sequence ATGAGCTTTCAATTCACCAACCCAGCCTGGCTGTTGCTGTTGCTCGTCGCGGTGCCCTGGACGATCTGGCTGGCATTGAGGTCGGACGTGCAGATCGGCGCATGGCGCCGGTGGACGGCGTTTTCGTTGCGGATGGTGATCGTTGTGGCCCTCATTCTCGCCATTGCCGGCCTGCAATGGAAACGGCCGCAGGAGGGGATGAACGTTTTCTTCGTCCTCGACCGTTCGGACAGCATTCCGCCGGAGCAACAGGAGGCCGCGCGGCTCTATGTGTCCAGAGCGTCGGCGCAAAAGAAGCCCGTTGACAAGGCCGGCGTGCTGGTATTCGGGACCGATGCGGCGATTGACACGTCGCCGAACTCAAAAATCGGCGACCAGAAAATCCAGGCGGTCGTTGGGAGCGAACGCACGGACGTCGCTTCGGCCATCCGCCTGGGCACCGCCGCCTTTCCCGAGACCGGCCAGAAACGATTGGTGCTCCTGTCGGACGGAAACGAAAACGTCGGCGACGCTCTGGCGGCGGTGCTTGCGGCGAAACCGCTCGGCGTGTCAGTGGACGTTGTACCGCTCGGTGTCGCGCGCGGCGGCGATGTGTCCGTGCAAAAACTTTCGCTTCCGGGCAACATCAAGAAGGGACAGACGTTTGAGGTCAAAATCTTCGCACAGGCCGATCAGGCTCAACGCGCGACTGTGCGGTTGTTTCAAAACGACCATTTGCTGGGCGAACAAAAAGTCCAGTTGGAGGCCGGCAAAAACCTGTTCACGTTTCCGCAGACACTGACCGAGCCGGGTTTCTACAGTTACGAGGTGGAGATCGAAGCGCCCGGCGATTCTGTTCCGCAAAACAACCGCGCGATCAATTTTACCACCGTGCGCGGGGATCCGCGGGTTCTGGTTGTCTCGGCCGAACCCGACAAGGACGCGTTACTGGCCGAGGCGTTGCGCTCGGCGAACCTCGACGTGAAAATCGCCGACACCACCAAGTTTCCCGGCACGCTCGCCGAGATGCAGAGCTACGACACCATTTTTCTCAGCAACGTGGCGGCCGGCGACCTCGGAGACACGTTGATGAAGTTGCTCGAAAGCGCGGTGCGTGATTTTGGCGTCGGTCTGGTCTGCGTTGGCGGCGATCAGACGTACGCCGCGGGCAGCTATCGCGGCACGCCGCTGGAAGAGACGTTGCCGGTGGACATGGAGTTGAGCAGCAAGAAGGTGCTGCCCCCGGGCGCGGTCGCGCTCATCATGCACGGCATGGAGTTCATGAACGGCAACCAGATTGCCCGCGACTGCGCCGTCGGCGTGCTCGAAGCGCTCGGCCCGCAGGATGAAATGGGGGTGCTGCTGTGGGACGGCACCGAGCACTGGCTCTTCCCGCTGGCCAAGGTTGGAGACAAGAAGGCGATGCGCCGGTCGATTGCCGGCATGAACCAGGGGGACCTCGGCAGTTTTCAAAATATCATGGGCATGGCGCACGAGGCGTTGAAGAAATCCAATGCCAGCCTCAAACACATCATCGTGTTCAGTGACGGAGATCCCGCGGCGCCGACGCCGCAATTGATGCAGTCGATCGTCAGCGACCGCATCACGGTCAGCACGGTGTTGATCGCGGGCCACGCGGGTCCGGAAACAATGGACATGATGGCGCAGCAGGGCCACGGGCGATTTTATCCTGTGCAGTCGGCGGACCAGTTGCCGCAAATCTTCATCAAGGAAGCGGCGGTAATTTTGAAGTCGGCGATCTACGAGGAGCCGTTCAAGCCGCAACAGGTGTCGTCGAGCGAACTCATCCGCGGCATCGCGGCGAACGAGTACCCGCAACTGCGCGGTTACGTCGCGACGAGCCAGAAACAGCGCGCCGAGACGCCGTTGTTGACCGACAAGGGCGACCCGCTGCTTGCGCACTGGCAGTTCGGTCTGGGACGCGCAGTGGCGTTCACCTCGGATGCGAAGGCGAAGTGGGCGCAGGACTGGCTGGGCTGGCCGAAGTACCAGCAATTCTGGTCGCAGATTGCGAAGTGGAGTTTGCGTCGGCTCGACAACGCGGACTTCACGACCGACGTGACGATTGACAAGGGAGAAGGCGTCATCAGCGTGGAAGCGCTGGACGAAAAGGGGAATTACCGCAACTTTTTGAACCTGCAGAGCGTGGTTGTGAGTCCGAAGGGTGAAAGACAGACGGTGCGCCTGGAACAGACCGGGCCGGGGCATTACGAGGCGCGATTTCCCACCAAAGCCGTTGGCGCTTACGCCCTCAATTTGATGGACATCGCGAACGGAGCGGTGCGTGGCACACAGCGCCTCGGCGCGAGCGTGAATTATTCCCCCGAGTTCGGCGCCACAGAGCCGAACAATAATTTGCTGCGCCGTCTGGCCGAAGCCGGCGGCGGAAAGATGCTCGACCCTGGCATTCCGGCTGAGAATCCATTTTTGCACGACCGCCTGAGGACTTTTCAACCCCGCGATTTGTGGGAATGGCTCCTGAAGCTGGCGATTATTCTGTTCCCGCTCGACGTTGGGGTGCGGCGCGTCCAGCTTGACAAAGCGGAATGGCTGAACGCGACGGCCACGCTGCGGCGGTGGCTTTTCTTCTGGCGCGGAACGCCGCGGACGCCGGAGGCTGACGAGTCGCTTGCGGCGTTGCTCGCCCGCCGCGATCAGGTGCGGTCGAAACAAACCGCGCCCATGGTCCAGCCCAGTCCGGAGCTGTTCAAGCCCGAAAGGCCGGCCGTCATCACACACGCGAAAGACGAAATCAGACCGGCTGAACCGGTCACAGGATCTCCTGCTGAGGGTCCGGATGAAGCGAAATCAACCGGGCAAGCGGCGAGCACGGCGAGCCGATTGCTGGAAGCCAAACGGCGGGCGCAGCAACGGAAGGATCTGTGA
- a CDS encoding acylphosphatase: protein MSRSRLHMFYSGRVQGVGFRYTVKTLASGFEATGIVRNLPDGRVELAAEGMREELEAFRCAIQDSEVGRFIRNEEAVWSEATGEFRGFEIVS, encoded by the coding sequence ATGAGTCGATCTCGGTTGCATATGTTTTACTCGGGCCGGGTGCAGGGCGTCGGGTTCCGTTACACGGTCAAGACGCTGGCGTCGGGCTTTGAAGCGACCGGAATTGTCCGCAACCTGCCGGACGGACGAGTGGAACTGGCGGCCGAAGGAATGAGAGAAGAACTGGAAGCATTCCGATGCGCGATCCAGGACTCGGAAGTGGGCCGGTTCATCCGCAACGAAGAGGCGGTTTGGAGCGAAGCCACGGGCGAATTTCGCGGGTTTGAAATCGTGAGTTGA
- a CDS encoding metallophosphoesterase family protein: protein MKYAIIADIHANLEALQVVLEDTRSQKCTHYVCLGDVVGYNANPKECLDIVRDAAMPCVKGNHDEYCSTETNLEGFNPHAAEAIQWTRQQLTEGDRQWLKELKYIRLVASFQVVHATLDGPQRWGYVFDRLAAAASFTYQNTAVCFFGHTHVPVAFIRDSVVRGGTYSKFKIEPGRKYFINVGSVGQPRDGNPKAAYAIYDMDEGSVELRRLDYDIPAAQAKIMAAGLPPRLAERLALGR, encoded by the coding sequence ATGAAATACGCAATCATCGCCGACATCCACGCCAATCTCGAGGCGTTACAGGTGGTGTTGGAAGACACCAGGAGCCAGAAATGCACGCATTACGTCTGTCTCGGCGATGTCGTCGGCTACAACGCCAACCCGAAGGAGTGCCTGGACATCGTCCGGGACGCGGCGATGCCCTGTGTGAAGGGTAATCACGACGAATACTGTTCAACCGAAACGAACCTCGAAGGATTCAATCCGCACGCGGCCGAAGCCATTCAATGGACACGTCAGCAGTTGACCGAAGGAGACCGACAGTGGCTCAAAGAATTGAAATACATCCGGCTCGTTGCCAGCTTTCAGGTCGTGCATGCGACGCTCGACGGCCCGCAGCGCTGGGGTTATGTGTTTGACCGACTCGCAGCGGCGGCCAGCTTCACCTATCAGAACACGGCGGTCTGTTTTTTTGGCCACACGCACGTGCCGGTCGCTTTCATTCGCGACAGCGTGGTGCGCGGCGGCACTTATTCCAAATTCAAAATCGAACCCGGCCGAAAATATTTCATCAATGTTGGCAGCGTTGGCCAGCCGCGTGACGGGAACCCGAAGGCGGCATACGCGATTTACGACATGGATGAAGGCTCGGTTGAATTGCGCCGTTTGGACTACGACATTCCGGCGGCCCAGGCAAAAATCATGGCGGCCGGCCTGCCGCCGCGGTTGGCCGAGCGCCTGGCACTGGGAAGGTAA
- a CDS encoding glycosyltransferase family 9 protein, producing the protein MKILILKPSSLGDVIQALPVLRLLRLHFPRGKIYWWIDAALRELIEGDPDLDGIFLFERRRWSSPFHWNELLASIRRMREMKFDWVIDLQSLARSGAFAWLANGGLTVGLDDSREGARGFYDVAVPRPAFFAHAVDWYLEALSVLRVPVHWNFTWLPTRIDAAAAVKARWKVDSGRWIVLQPGARWVNKRWPGDHFAELVRLLARDYKDLNFVILGSKDDATLGQRIAVAEPKRCLDLTGRTSLLEMIEWIRSSELVVTNDTGPMHAAAALGTAVVAMFGPTEPRRTGPFGQIHRTIQLTSLPCVPCLKDTCAYDRPLECLRSVTPAMVRAEVSRHLAELERARLPV; encoded by the coding sequence TTGAAAATCCTCATTCTCAAACCGAGCTCGCTTGGTGACGTCATCCAGGCGCTGCCCGTCCTGCGCCTGCTCCGGCTGCATTTTCCGCGGGGTAAAATCTATTGGTGGATTGATGCGGCGCTGCGCGAGTTGATCGAGGGCGATCCGGACCTTGATGGCATTTTCCTGTTTGAACGGCGGCGATGGTCTTCGCCGTTCCATTGGAATGAGCTGCTGGCCAGTATTCGCCGAATGCGCGAGATGAAGTTCGATTGGGTGATTGATTTACAGAGTCTGGCGCGCAGTGGCGCTTTCGCCTGGCTCGCCAACGGAGGATTGACCGTGGGCCTGGACGATTCCCGCGAGGGCGCGCGAGGTTTCTACGATGTGGCGGTGCCACGCCCGGCATTTTTCGCCCACGCGGTGGATTGGTATCTGGAAGCTTTGAGCGTTCTCCGCGTGCCGGTGCATTGGAATTTCACCTGGCTACCCACGCGGATCGACGCGGCAGCTGCCGTTAAGGCCAGGTGGAAGGTGGATTCCGGCCGTTGGATAGTGCTTCAGCCGGGCGCACGCTGGGTCAACAAACGGTGGCCCGGTGATCATTTCGCAGAACTGGTGCGGCTCCTCGCACGCGATTACAAGGATCTGAATTTTGTGATTCTGGGGAGCAAGGATGACGCGACTCTGGGCCAACGCATCGCGGTGGCAGAGCCGAAGAGGTGCCTTGATCTGACGGGGCGTACTTCACTTCTGGAGATGATCGAATGGATACGCTCAAGCGAGCTGGTGGTCACGAATGACACCGGACCGATGCACGCCGCGGCGGCGCTTGGCACCGCGGTTGTGGCGATGTTCGGCCCGACCGAGCCGCGGCGCACCGGACCATTCGGTCAAATCCACCGGACGATCCAGTTGACTTCGCTGCCTTGCGTGCCGTGCCTGAAGGACACATGCGCTTACGACAGGCCGTTGGAGTGTCTGCGCAGCGTTACGCCGGCGATGGTGCGCGCTGAAGTAAGCCGCCACCTCGCCGAATTGGAACGCGCGCGGCTTCCTGTCTGA